From Nitrospirota bacterium, one genomic window encodes:
- a CDS encoding citramalate synthase, with product MGEKVYIYDTTLRDGTQGEDVAYSAADKLKITHLLDELGIDYIEGGYPGSNPRDIEFFKKARKSRLRHSKLVAFGMTHRIGIKPDRDPMLKALIGAHVPALAIVGKTSTLHVRDVLRTSLERNLNCIHQTMKYLSKYSSELIFDAEHFFDGYKENPEYVMAALEAAASGGARWLVLCDTNGGSMPIEVEEVTKEVCARFTQGVGIHTHNDGELAVANALAAIRAGATQVHGTINGIGERCGNANLCSVIPNLELKMRRATIGRENLRRLREVSRTVFELTNMVPPKHQPFVGDAAFAHKGGMHVSGVRRNVKSYEHIDPALIGNRRRILVSDLSGSGNIVSKAQEYGIDIHSKDKAVKSLLTELKHLENRGYQYEGAEGSFELLMRRAMGKGSKVFKLVGFRVIDEKRSEHEPPYAEATIMIEVDGEVEHTAAVGNGPVNALDQALRKALERFYPSIREVELRDYKVRVISGAEGTGAQVRVLIESGDHKDTWSTVGVSHNIIEASWQALVDSLAYKLHKDRKRA from the coding sequence ATGGGCGAGAAAGTGTACATCTACGACACAACGCTCCGCGACGGCACGCAGGGCGAGGATGTGGCCTACTCCGCGGCGGACAAACTCAAGATCACGCACCTGCTGGATGAATTGGGCATCGACTACATCGAAGGGGGGTACCCCGGATCGAATCCGCGCGATATCGAGTTTTTCAAGAAGGCCCGGAAATCACGTCTGCGCCACTCCAAGCTGGTCGCCTTTGGCATGACGCACCGAATCGGTATCAAGCCCGATCGTGATCCGATGCTCAAGGCCCTCATCGGCGCGCACGTGCCCGCCCTGGCCATCGTGGGCAAGACATCGACCCTGCACGTGAGGGACGTGCTGCGTACCTCTCTGGAACGTAATCTGAACTGCATCCATCAGACCATGAAGTATCTCTCAAAGTATTCATCGGAACTTATCTTTGATGCGGAACATTTCTTCGATGGATATAAGGAGAATCCGGAGTATGTCATGGCGGCGCTGGAAGCCGCCGCATCGGGCGGCGCCCGCTGGCTCGTTCTGTGCGATACGAACGGGGGGAGCATGCCGATCGAGGTGGAGGAAGTGACCAAGGAGGTATGCGCCCGGTTCACACAGGGCGTGGGCATCCATACGCACAACGATGGGGAGCTGGCGGTGGCGAACGCGTTGGCGGCCATTCGGGCGGGCGCCACGCAGGTGCACGGGACCATCAACGGGATCGGCGAGCGGTGCGGGAATGCCAACCTGTGTTCGGTGATTCCCAATCTGGAGTTAAAAATGCGCCGTGCGACGATCGGCAGGGAGAATCTTCGTCGATTGAGAGAGGTCTCGCGAACGGTTTTCGAGCTGACCAACATGGTGCCGCCGAAGCACCAGCCGTTCGTGGGGGACGCCGCCTTCGCGCACAAGGGCGGCATGCACGTGAGCGGCGTCCGGCGGAACGTGAAATCGTATGAGCATATCGATCCGGCCCTCATCGGCAACCGCAGGCGGATTTTGGTATCGGACCTCTCGGGGAGCGGAAACATCGTCTCGAAGGCGCAGGAGTACGGCATTGACATCCATTCAAAGGACAAAGCCGTCAAGAGCCTCCTCACCGAACTGAAGCATCTCGAAAATCGCGGCTACCAGTACGAGGGCGCCGAGGGTTCGTTCGAGCTGCTCATGCGCCGGGCGATGGGGAAGGGTTCCAAGGTGTTCAAGCTGGTGGGTTTTCGCGTGATCGACGAGAAACGGAGCGAGCACGAGCCGCCCTATGCAGAGGCGACGATCATGATCGAAGTGGATGGTGAAGTGGAGCACACGGCGGCCGTGGGGAATGGTCCTGTGAATGCCTTGGACCAGGCGCTGCGGAAGGCGCTCGAAAGATTCTATCCATCCATCCGCGAAGTGGAGCTGCGCGACTACAAAGTGCGCGTCATCAGCGGGGCCGAGGGGACGGGTGCCCAAGTGCGCGTGCTGATCGAATCCGGCGACCACAAGGACACGTGGAGCACGGTGGGCGTGTCCCACAACATCATCGAGGCGTCGTGGCAGGCGCTCGTCGACAGTCTCGCCTACAAGCTCCACAAAGACCGGAAACGCGCGTAG
- the gmk gene encoding guanylate kinase produces MPRGRGLIFVVSAPSGTGKSTVVSRLLRKDPRLARSVSWTTRGPRPGERIGRDYEYVTPARFRSEARRGAFIEWKKVFGFFYGTPMGEVKRIWKKGKDVVCVIDVKGGRALKRRDPSTVLIFMFPPSMRELEHRLRNRGALPEKEVRKRLRVARDELLRAKRYDYRVTNNDIHETVDALRSIVAAERQRVGSVRSGK; encoded by the coding sequence ATGCCTCGCGGAAGGGGTCTGATCTTTGTGGTCTCGGCGCCCTCGGGAACGGGGAAGAGCACGGTGGTGAGCCGGCTTCTGCGGAAAGACCCGCGGTTGGCGCGGAGTGTCTCGTGGACCACCCGGGGGCCGCGTCCGGGCGAGAGGATCGGGCGGGACTATGAGTATGTGACACCCGCCCGGTTCCGGTCCGAGGCGCGGCGCGGCGCATTCATCGAGTGGAAGAAAGTCTTCGGCTTCTTCTACGGCACTCCCATGGGTGAAGTGAAGCGGATTTGGAAGAAAGGGAAGGACGTCGTGTGTGTGATCGACGTGAAGGGGGGGCGAGCGCTGAAGCGCCGTGATCCCTCCACGGTTCTGATTTTCATGTTCCCGCCCTCGATGAGGGAGCTTGAGCATCGGCTTCGGAATCGGGGCGCCCTGCCGGAAAAGGAGGTTCGAAAACGACTGAGGGTGGCGCGAGATGAACTTCTCCGCGCAAAGAGGTATGATTACCGCGTGACGAACAACGACATCCACGAAACGGTCGATGCCTTGCGGAGCATCGTCGCAGCCGAGCGGCAACGCGTTGGGTCCGTCCGGTCCGGGAAATGA
- the queC gene encoding 7-cyano-7-deazaguanine synthase QueC — protein MAKKAVVLLSGGVDSATTLAVAKGKNYLPYALTFDYGQRHAVEIEAARKVAAAMGAVEHLVVKFDLRGIGGSALTADIPVPKNRDDKTIRSGIPVTYVPARNTIFLSVALGWAETLGARDIFIGVNALDYSGYPDCRAEFVRQFESLAAVATKAGVEGAIFRVHAPLIELSKAEIIRRGSGLGVDFSLTHSCYDPAPTGAACGACDSCILRRKGFEEAGLPDPAWGSLR, from the coding sequence ATGGCCAAGAAAGCCGTGGTGCTGTTAAGCGGCGGTGTGGATTCGGCCACGACGCTCGCCGTGGCCAAGGGGAAAAACTACCTTCCCTACGCGCTGACGTTCGACTACGGACAGCGCCACGCCGTGGAGATTGAAGCGGCCAGGAAGGTGGCGGCGGCGATGGGCGCGGTGGAACATCTCGTGGTGAAGTTCGATCTCAGGGGCATCGGCGGCTCGGCGCTCACGGCGGATATCCCCGTTCCGAAGAATCGCGACGACAAGACGATCCGCTCCGGCATCCCGGTCACCTACGTCCCCGCCCGGAATACGATTTTTCTCTCCGTGGCTCTGGGCTGGGCGGAAACGCTCGGTGCGCGCGACATCTTTATCGGAGTCAATGCTCTGGACTACAGCGGCTACCCCGATTGCCGCGCGGAATTCGTCCGCCAGTTCGAAAGCCTCGCCGCCGTGGCCACGAAGGCCGGCGTAGAGGGGGCCATCTTTCGCGTCCATGCGCCGCTCATCGAGCTTTCCAAGGCTGAGATCATCCGCCGCGGAAGCGGGCTCGGCGTCGATTTCTCGCTCACTCACAGTTGCTACGACCCTGCCCCGACCGGCGCCGCCTGTGGGGCCTGCGACTCCTGCATCCTCCGGCGAAAGGGCTTCGAGGAAGCGGGCCTGCCGGATCCGGCGTGGGGATCACTCCGGTAG
- a CDS encoding bifunctional (p)ppGpp synthetase/guanosine-3',5'-bis(diphosphate) 3'-pyrophosphohydrolase: MARFSDILQGLDQRYTPDQLDTVKEGFVFASRAHKGQVRVSGEPYLNHLVETAHILTQMKMDPESITAALLHDTLEDTPTTPEQIEQQFGRRIFNMVESLTKLNRIDFKSKEEKQAENFRKMILHIARDYRVLLIKLADRLHNMRTLDALPTERREKIAVETTDIYAPLAHRLGVDWIRRELEDLCFKALKPEPYKNISLKLKKLKDQHEALFSQVAETVSVKLREMSIEHEFQSRMKNVYSIQRKMDEEGLDFEQLYDILGFRIITQNVNQCYQALGLVHSLYTPIPGRFKDYLALPKANLYQSLHTSVIGPAGVRMEVQIRTKDMHWVAEEGIAAHWRYREGRYDLSKEDEAFSWLRRLIEWQKSIQDPNEFLDTLRVDLYADDIFVFTPKGDIRQFPKGATPLDFAYSVHSNLGSHCVGAKVNGRLVSLSHELNDGDSVEIITNAEQMPLKEWLDFVVTARARSHIRRWVKREERTKSEGLGKELLEKELLKRELTLDQVMNNGALTGLLAELKTGQIERLYQKIGFGKVSAGEVADRVVPNVEVKRDLTQKIISPIQTIFMRAMGRSPGVVKVEGKSDVLVHFGRCCDPLPGEAIVGYMVYGKGVSIHSASCANALKHDPERRVDVKWDVKERNAMPVKVKVFSSDRIGLLAKVSKVISKTKTNILSARIYTTQDSKAVQIFELMVSDSDQLHTVIRAIEKLPDVITVERVREAADNR; the protein is encoded by the coding sequence GTGGCACGATTTAGCGACATCCTCCAAGGCCTCGACCAGCGGTACACCCCGGACCAGCTGGATACCGTCAAGGAGGGGTTTGTCTTCGCCTCCCGCGCCCACAAGGGGCAAGTTCGCGTTTCCGGCGAACCGTATTTGAATCATCTCGTCGAAACCGCGCACATCCTGACGCAGATGAAGATGGACCCGGAGTCCATCACCGCGGCGCTCCTCCACGATACGCTGGAGGACACCCCCACCACGCCCGAACAGATTGAGCAACAGTTCGGGCGGCGAATCTTCAACATGGTGGAGAGCCTCACCAAACTGAACCGCATCGACTTCAAGAGCAAGGAGGAGAAACAGGCCGAAAACTTCCGGAAAATGATCCTCCACATCGCGCGGGACTATCGCGTTCTTCTCATCAAGCTGGCGGACCGGCTCCACAACATGCGCACGCTCGACGCTCTCCCGACCGAACGTCGAGAGAAGATCGCCGTGGAGACGACGGACATCTACGCCCCGCTGGCGCATCGGCTGGGAGTGGACTGGATTCGGCGCGAGTTGGAGGACCTCTGCTTCAAGGCCCTCAAGCCCGAGCCGTACAAAAACATCAGCCTGAAGCTGAAGAAGCTGAAGGACCAGCACGAAGCGCTCTTTTCCCAGGTGGCCGAGACGGTGTCGGTGAAGCTGCGTGAGATGAGCATCGAACATGAGTTCCAGTCCAGAATGAAGAACGTCTACAGCATTCAGAGAAAGATGGACGAGGAAGGGCTCGATTTCGAGCAGCTGTACGACATCCTGGGGTTCAGGATCATCACGCAGAATGTGAACCAATGCTATCAGGCGCTGGGACTGGTGCATTCGCTGTACACACCCATCCCCGGCCGATTCAAGGACTATTTGGCGCTCCCGAAGGCGAATCTGTACCAATCGCTCCACACCTCCGTGATCGGTCCGGCCGGCGTGCGGATGGAGGTTCAAATCCGGACGAAGGACATGCACTGGGTGGCCGAGGAGGGGATCGCAGCGCACTGGCGGTACCGGGAGGGGCGGTACGACCTGAGCAAAGAGGACGAGGCTTTCTCGTGGCTCCGGCGGCTGATCGAATGGCAGAAGTCCATCCAAGATCCTAATGAGTTCCTGGATACGTTGCGCGTAGATCTTTATGCAGACGATATTTTTGTCTTTACTCCGAAGGGAGATATCCGGCAATTTCCCAAAGGCGCCACGCCCCTCGATTTTGCCTACAGCGTCCACTCCAATCTTGGAAGCCACTGCGTGGGCGCGAAGGTGAACGGCCGGCTCGTGTCGCTCTCGCACGAGCTGAACGACGGCGATTCGGTCGAGATCATCACGAATGCCGAGCAGATGCCGTTGAAGGAGTGGCTCGATTTCGTGGTCACCGCGCGGGCTCGGAGCCATATCCGGCGGTGGGTCAAACGGGAGGAAAGGACCAAGAGCGAAGGTTTGGGGAAGGAGTTGCTGGAGAAAGAGCTGCTCAAGCGGGAGCTGACTCTGGATCAAGTCATGAACAACGGCGCCTTGACGGGCCTCCTGGCGGAACTCAAAACGGGCCAGATCGAGAGGCTCTATCAGAAGATCGGATTCGGCAAGGTCAGCGCAGGGGAGGTGGCGGACCGGGTCGTTCCCAACGTGGAGGTGAAGCGGGACCTCACGCAGAAGATCATCAGCCCCATCCAAACGATCTTCATGAGGGCGATGGGGCGTTCACCGGGCGTGGTGAAGGTCGAAGGAAAGTCGGACGTTCTCGTTCATTTCGGCCGGTGCTGCGACCCGCTGCCGGGTGAGGCCATCGTGGGATATATGGTCTACGGCAAGGGCGTGAGCATCCACTCCGCGTCGTGCGCGAACGCCCTCAAGCACGATCCGGAGCGCCGGGTGGATGTGAAGTGGGATGTCAAGGAGCGGAACGCGATGCCCGTGAAGGTGAAAGTCTTTTCTTCCGATCGCATCGGTCTCCTGGCCAAGGTAAGCAAGGTGATTTCCAAGACCAAGACGAACATTCTCTCCGCCCGGATCTACACCACGCAGGACAGCAAGGCCGTGCAGATTTTCGAATTGATGGTGTCCGATTCGGATCAGCTCCACACCGTCATCCGGGCGATTGAGAAACTGCCGGACGTCATCACCGTGGAGCGCGTCCGCGAAGCCGCCGATAATCGGTGA
- a CDS encoding DNA-directed RNA polymerase subunit omega produces MARITVEDCLEKIDNRFELIIMASQRVKQLLQGQARPQVECDNKEIVTALREIAEGVVKKRVPSPEAPGEGGTI; encoded by the coding sequence ATGGCTCGTATTACCGTCGAGGATTGCCTCGAGAAAATCGACAACCGCTTCGAGCTGATCATCATGGCCAGCCAGCGGGTCAAGCAGCTTCTCCAAGGGCAGGCGCGCCCGCAGGTCGAGTGCGACAATAAGGAAATTGTGACGGCGCTGCGCGAGATCGCCGAAGGCGTGGTCAAGAAGCGAGTGCCGTCGCCGGAGGCCCCCGGGGAAGGTGGCACGATTTAG
- a CDS encoding 7-carboxy-7-deazaguanine synthase QueE — protein MKISEIFASIQGEGKLAGKPSVFVRTSFCNLRCRWCDTPYTSWEPEFVTRDTSLVLQEVLDLCRTKGIRHAVITGGEPFLQAHDLASISSDLRHEGIHVTIETNGTIFYPAQADLFSVSPKLRGSVPQPPSSSNGDSAPIHWHDRLRLNADALKMFIAHAGANGASTLELTNRIQFKFVVEADRDLDEIDFLSRTLPIDPRLILLMPQVTTQPDIEIAYTHVRRMCERSGYGFSPRLHIERFGNVRAH, from the coding sequence GTGAAAATCAGCGAGATCTTCGCCTCCATCCAGGGCGAAGGAAAACTGGCCGGCAAGCCGTCCGTCTTCGTTCGAACCAGCTTCTGCAACCTCCGCTGCCGGTGGTGCGACACCCCCTACACAAGCTGGGAGCCCGAATTCGTGACCCGTGACACGTCTCTCGTGCTCCAAGAGGTCCTGGACCTGTGCCGAACGAAGGGCATTCGCCACGCGGTCATCACCGGTGGAGAGCCCTTCCTCCAAGCCCACGATCTCGCCTCGATCAGTTCCGATCTAAGGCATGAGGGAATCCATGTAACCATCGAGACTAACGGTACTATATTCTATCCAGCTCAAGCCGACTTGTTCTCAGTCAGTCCGAAGCTCCGCGGCTCCGTGCCCCAGCCGCCATCATCATCGAACGGCGATTCCGCACCCATCCATTGGCATGATCGTCTCCGGCTCAACGCGGATGCGCTTAAGATGTTTATCGCTCACGCAGGCGCAAATGGAGCTTCGACGCTCGAATTGACCAACCGGATCCAATTCAAGTTCGTGGTGGAGGCCGACCGTGATCTGGATGAAATCGATTTTCTCTCCCGCACACTTCCCATTGATCCGCGGCTTATCCTCCTGATGCCGCAGGTCACAACCCAACCCGACATCGAGATCGCCTATACCCATGTCCGGCGCATGTGCGAACGTTCGGGGTACGGCTTCTCGCCGCGCCTGCACATCGAGAGATTCGGGAACGTCCGCGCCCACTGA